Below is a genomic region from Raphanus sativus cultivar WK10039 chromosome 4, ASM80110v3, whole genome shotgun sequence.
ttcaggtttctttctcttatacccatgtgttgtccattTTGTGAGCTTGTCTGGTTTTTGATTAGAAAGCATCAGTTTTTGGTATTGTAATAAGGAATGTGGATGAAGCTTAGCTAGAAATACATTCAAAGCTATAGCCTTTTGTTGTTGGGTCTTATTGTTATTGATGCATTGCTTAGTTAGCGTTTGAGACTTTCACCTTAAGAAGTTTCTTGTGAGGACAGAAGCTATTGGCCTTATGTTGTCTGGTATGAAAgcattaatttttatttagtggCGTTGTCTTAAGGCAATTTTGATGAGGACCAATTGTGTGGTCATTACACGGAAGCTATGGTCTCATTGTTATAGATGCACTACTTAGTTAGCGTTTGAGGCTTTTATTGTGATGCATCTTGCTTTTATCTCTTACTTTCTCTACTCGATGAGCTTTAATTGATTAGCCCGCGTATTAGCGGGCGGCTAAATTTCGGGCAGGTTAGTGCTGAATCATTGAGACGCACTAATGAGCTTGAAGAGATGCGTCAGCGGCTGGAAGCGAAGAAATTGATGGTGGAAAATACATCGGTTGCTTGCAAAGTTACTGAGCAGGATCTTAAAAAGAAAGAGGATGTTCTCAGTGCCGAAGTGCGGTCTTTGCTTGTTGGCGGTACAACCCTTTCCATCGCTAAAACCAAATTGCAGGTATGATCTCATTaatgcaaacaaaaataaatcttttgtAGGAAGTAGTATGCGTCACTTGTACGTTTGCTATAAAGACTATGATGTTTGTCTATTTGGAATTAGTTGTTTCAAATATAAATTGCAGGTATAAAACCTCATTCAATGCAagctaatctttttttttacgaaGGCAAATGAATCATATTGAGACTATGGTGTTTGGCTATTTCAAATTAGTTGTTTCCCCATGTTGTCTTGGCCTGCCCCATCGTTGGCTATGgtgtatttttgtgtgtgtatatTTTGCGTTTTACAATTCTTCATTAAACTGTCTCCTTGTTCTAATATTAGATGTCTGGCAAACAGATTTTTGCTGTTAGGTTCTCCATGCTCTGACCATTGGTGAATGATTGAATCGTAGATACTTTATTTAAACTTCCATTTCTTTTGCAGGAGTCAAACTGTCAACTAGAAGGAGAGAGTGGTTATGCTCATCTGAAGACTGTAACGAATAAGCTGAGAAAGAGGCAGCAGTACATGATATCTCAAGTTTCATTTATCTACCCTCTGAAGATCGAGGCTGGACCTTCGCAAGACCAAGAACTGGAGTCATTTCCAGGTGGCAGTAGATTAGGTCAGTTCTGtagttgcagttaaaaagcttaTTATTAGAAGTAAGAAGATAGATTTTGATGAGAACGAGACCAACTCCTTTACATCTTCCAGTGCATCCCTTTTGTGCCTTTGTTGCCGTTAGTGTttgaaaataagttttttttttagttgcaGCATCTCACCTGCTTGACTTGTTCTTTATCTATGGCTTTAGCAGGAACTAAACCTGTGAGTCAAGGATCCGTGAAAATTTTGGGGTTACCTTTTAGTATGGCCCCGTTTACAAAGATGAGCTTCTTCACTGACAAGAAGGAAGTTCAGAAGTCAGCAACTGCCCTAGGATATGTAGCTCATGTATGTGTGTTCCGTTCTTTTTCCTCGCTTACTGATATATATGCATTAAAACTTGCTTCATACTTCATTTTTTCTGTGTGCGGCCTTATATCTGTTGGTGCATTCTATGAAACGAACCCTATTTGGATTAATAGTCTTGATAAAAAGTACTAAAGGCTTCCTGCTTTGGATTTTGCAGGCCGTCTCTCTGTTAGCTCCTTACTTGGGAGTGCCTATTCGCTATCCTTTACGCCTAGGTGGTTCCAAAACATATATACGGGACTATGCGCCTTACATTGAGCCTTCAGCTTCTGATATGCCTCCAGTTTCCACACTTTCCGAAAATGCTAAATTTGTAGAGTTCCCTCTGTTTCTGGATGGTCAAGATACAAATCGAGCTGCCTATGCTGTCTTCTTATTAAACAAGGTTAGTTAAAAgtcagtttttgtttttgatgatGCATATTTACTTCTCCCTTCAACTAACCATAGTATCACATCACAGAACATTGAGCAACTCCTGAACTTTGTGGGAGAAAGTAGTCTTGGACCACGTCAGGTTCTAGCTAACCTCAAGGAGCTAATCCGAATCATCCAGTCTCCAGATTATATAGAttattgatgatgatgacgacgaaCTAATGATGATGATCGGATATTCAACACTGTCGTCTTCAATGTCTCTTACATCTTCTTAAGAGTGGAGGCACAAGGTCAGATTGTTTATTCGTTAGAGAAAGTTGTAGACATGGACATTCTCTCTAGGACGAGGCTCACCTCTCTTAGGTGTGATGTTATTGAAGTGGAGAATAAACAAAAGCTTAGTCTAGTTTTCTTATAAGTTCTAACAGATgtatcactttttttttctcttttttgtatcatttgaaatatatttgaatttgtACCTTATGAGCATTTTTCTTCTGAGTCGTACTGACAAGTTTCAACGCACTGTTGAGTGTTGGGATGTGTAACAACGCATGATGTTGATGACTCAAAGGCAAACAAAAAACACAAGACCAAGGGTAAAAAaggaaaagtaaaaaaagagagagtgaTGGACCAATAGTAGTCTAGTGCGAGGATCGTCCTTTAATGCTCAAAAGCTCTCTTTTCTTTAACTTTCATCAGTTTCACACTTTTCTTTATCATCCTCTCTCTAGAACTCAAAAAACCTTCTTAGAGTAGAGATAACGTTTGTTCATtcttttagtttcctttttgtGTTGACACGACAATGGTGAGCTCCTCTACGACCATCTCTGCATCTACTGCATCAAAGTCTCGATCTCCTACTCCCCAAAGGAAGATTACCCTCATGGTCAAGACCCAACAggtctctctccttctctctgcATCTTCTCAAGGATTGCTGCCCTGAGATTTTTAGTGTTGGGTGTTCTCTTTCCTTAAATAGAAACTTCTCTTGCTCGATCTGGCTAACTTTCTTCTATGCTTTTTTGAAGTTAAAAGAATAATTGTTACaacattttctttaaaaaattcttgatatatttataaaaaaaaagaaaattgaaaatgcACACATGTTCTTTAACAGGATGGAAGAGAGGATGTTTATAAGATTGGTTATAATGCACATATGAAGAAACTGATGGATGCATGCTGCACCAAGAGAAACTTAGACAAAGGAACTGTCAGATTCATCTTCGGCCGTAAAGAGCTCAAGCCACGACATACTCCTGCTCaggttcctttttttttgttttaaaattttcaccCTCCCCTTCCCATCTTTTTAAACCTTGTAGATTTTTACCAATTTAAggttaattaatataattatttaccTCAGCTGATGATGGAAGAAGGGGATATCATTGATATTCTCACCGAACAAGGTGGTGGCTAATCTCGCCGGAGCTAGGAAAGCATTTAAggcttttttttaaattaaaagacctttttaactattaaaaattttcattattagaCTTCAAATTTCTGGTTTGTAGTTGTTGTTGCATCTTAAAGTCTGAACTTTTGTTACCCAGTTGATTTTTAATTCGTATTGTCGAGGAAATTAATTACAGTATGTTTTTATCTCTATCTCTCGGTATTTGTAGtttgattaattaaaatttcaggACAGGAATATTGATACCCGAAAAGTTTCTGTCTCTTTATCGTACAGCTCTGACTCTGTCTGGATTTTAGTTGCTCAAACTTTGACTTCTTACTTTTACTTTCATGTGGATTATGTGATTAGTTTTGCTTGAAAACATATGCTTATAAGTTAAACACCATTTTATAAGCTTTGAGGTTCattatacataaatattgaTCTTGTTACTAGTCAAGAAACTTCAACACTTCTTTAGCCGGTCTACCAAGTTTGTggttaaatttgtaaaatgtaGAACACAAAAACGAGTTGAACAAACAGATTACAAATGAACAAAATTCTCTCAAACGATTGTAATCATAATTCATAACCAGAAAGACCTATTGCGAATTCAACGTCCACATATATATCTATACGAATGCACTATTTAAActaataacaaatttttttttgtttgttaaagcTAACAAACAATAGCTATAATTGTAAAACTAAGTTGTTGCTGAAATTACGTAACTAAGGAACCCTCCAAAAGTACTAACTTGATTTAGCATGCACAATCAACCATTTATATAAAGCACCAACAGAAATTTcgaaatctacaaaaaaaaatgagtaaGAAAACTAAGTGAAAACCCATTTAATTTACTTCGTCTTAAAGATTCATGGCGACGTTGAATACGGTCGCGGTTTTATATCTCGTTCTATCAATTATTCTAGTTTCCGAGGCGATTACGATAAGCATGAAGGATGTTTCATACCCGGAAAATATTTCGAATGATgtttcagacaaaaaaaatagcACTGAGGATGTTTCATACGAAAAAAATAGCACGGCGAAGGTTATAAGCTACGGTGCTATGCGTGCCAATCATGCATGGGGATGCTCTCCGAAGCACCCTCAGTTTTGTAATAAAACTCAGGCAAATCCATATACGAAAGTTTGAAACTATTAGAGATTAATTGATTACTCCAAGATAGAAATCAACGAAGAGATTACGGAATGAGAATGGAGGGGGGGGGCTATGTCTTCTTTTATAtagattcaatttttttcttatgctATTTAATATTCctgtatttaaataatttaacacATATAGTATCTGATGTTATATAAAAAACACATATAGTATCCTTCCATAAGAAATTGGAATTACAACTTAAATGGAAAAAATTGTAACGTGATTATCTGAAGATTACATTTGTGTAAAACTATACTATTGAAGAAAACGATAAATCATAAGCATATATATGGAATTACGTACacaattctattttatataatatttgttaacATCGTGTATTTATACAGATTTAGATTCAAGTGATACATACATCCACGATGTTAACATAAACTTATaagctatatatatttaagcATTTTGTTCTATATTCATAgcagaaaaaaatgaagaatataACCATGCCATAGTTAAAAGCAATATATGAGACAATTTGTACACAAACATGACCACACTCTCTTTTACGGCGCGTGCGTGTGATATTGGTACTCCAATGCTAAAACTATGTTACTATACtatatatcatatagtatagTCATACAAAGGATTAATTTAGTTACAAAGTTCAGTTTCATCAATTATGtgactataatatatgtgattataatatagtatggaatactcgacacaaACAGATAagattttcatttatatttatgtcCACAATgcctaaacccaaattataaactctaaatccaaacagTAAATTCCTAAATCCTACACCCAAAtcgtataccctaaacccaaaccctaaattcaaattctaaacccaaaccgtaaaccataATGGAGctatctaaaccctaaacccaaactctaaaccctaaacacaaattCTTAACCCAAACCATAGACCCAAACATAGctacctaaaccctaaacctcactaaacccaaactccaaaactctaaacctaaactgtaaactcttaacccaaatcctaaatccaaattgtAAAACCAAACAATTGTCCATAACTGAGCTATCTAAACCATAACTTTCAAGGTCTAAACTTTTAACCCAAACCGTAGGCCCTAAACCAAACTCTAAAcacaaactctaaaccctaaacccaaaccgtagattctaaacccaaacccgaaattctaaacccaaactcttaaCCCAAACCGTAGACTCTAACGGAGTtacctaaatcctaaatccaaactctaaaccttaaaccctacaCACAGTCTTGACTTTATTCCCCCTAAAGTGTGTGCACGTGTATTTCATACATCATGCAAAACGTATTATACTGTAGTATGTTTATTATGTAAATAGCATAGAAAATCTGATATATTCTATATTATCTAAAAAGGAGAAGGAGGACGAAGAGGGGAGGGTGAGGGAGAGGGgcggagaaggaggaggagggagaggGGGAGAGTAAGGGGAGGAGGagatggggaggaggaggaggaggaggaggagaaagaaCCAGGGGGGGTGGACATATGAAGAGGAAATAGAGAGGAACTATACTATTTTGATAAATAGATTTGTATTCTAAACATATTAGTAAATCATTGCTTTATATATACGTTCAAAGTAATGATATACTATTCTACTTTAATATGAAtcaaatatagtatagtataattTTCGTccgatatttttttaaaaatctgtatgaaaaattttaagttttggtatatgtaaaaaatatgtatatttttactTAAATTATCATTCACTTGAATTATATttgatctaaaaatatatatatcaaataagatTGGGAGgggaagaagaacaaaaaagaacaaagaaaaaaaagctgaagaaaacaaaagaaagagcaAGATCAAAAGGCAGAGCATAAGAATATACTTAAAGGTAAGAAAtgtaatattacataaaatatacagAATATTGTTGTCATGTTGTTGCTATGTATattcctttaattttttttctactaTGGATATGACTCCAAATTTCCCTATATTTAAAGTGCGATAACGTAGTCTACTTGTTACTAGTACCATATCCGCCCGGAGCTGCCAATTAAACGTTCCATTTAGTACTTTGTAATCATAtgcaaattttagttttatgttatataatttGTCAACattgtattataaaaataataaaggtTTGTAGAA
It encodes:
- the LOC108848740 gene encoding vacuolar protein sorting 38 isoform X2 → MERETAPSSSRGDREEDAKVIEWEEFDDELTRLWSLSSALKLATEKKLTLQPKLESLIQVSAESLRRTNELEEMRQRLEAKKLMVENTSVACKVTEQDLKKKEDVLSAEVRSLLVGGTTLSIAKTKLQESNCQLEGESGYAHLKTVTNKLRKRQQYMISQVSFIYPLKIEAGPSQDQELESFPGGSRLGTKPVSQGSVKILGLPFSMAPFTKMSFFTDKKEVQKSATALGYVAHAVSLLAPYLGVPIRYPLRLGGSKTYIRDYAPYIEPSASDMPPVSTLSENAKFVEFPLFLDGQDTNRAAYAVFLLNKNIEQLLNFVGESSLGPRQVLANLKELIRIIQSPDYIDY
- the LOC108848741 gene encoding small ubiquitin-related modifier 5, with protein sequence MVSSSTTISASTASKSRSPTPQRKITLMVKTQQDGREDVYKIGYNAHMKKLMDACCTKRNLDKGTVRFIFGRKELKPRHTPAQLMMEEGDIIDILTEQGGG
- the LOC108848740 gene encoding vacuolar protein sorting 38 isoform X1 is translated as MERETAPSSSRGDREEDAKVIEWEEFDDELTRLWSLSSALKLATEKKLTLQPKLESLIQVSAESLRRTNELEEMRQRLEAKKLMVENTSVACKVTEQDLKKKEDVLSAEVRSLLVGGTTLSIAKTKLQESNCQLEGESGYAHLKTVTNKLRKRQQYMISQVSFIYPLKIEAGPSQDQELESFPGGSRLAGTKPVSQGSVKILGLPFSMAPFTKMSFFTDKKEVQKSATALGYVAHAVSLLAPYLGVPIRYPLRLGGSKTYIRDYAPYIEPSASDMPPVSTLSENAKFVEFPLFLDGQDTNRAAYAVFLLNKNIEQLLNFVGESSLGPRQVLANLKELIRIIQSPDYIDY